Below is a genomic region from Seriola aureovittata isolate HTS-2021-v1 ecotype China chromosome 23, ASM2101889v1, whole genome shotgun sequence.
AAAACTTGGATATTGGTCACAACTTCAGCAGGGTGGAACAGATAATTTACACCAGGTACCCTTATTGGATTATACACtggaaataaacaataatatcaCATAATAAAATGACCAACAAAGACAGATAAAATGATTATCACAATAATaccaaaatattaatatcataaaaattaaaatcctATCACTAATTATGATGCAATCCCAGCAATAGGTACAATTAAAGAGGCTTTTCATAAAAAGGGTTTATAGTCTAAATCTTCATTCAACCCTGGATATACTGTAGTAGCCtatataatgtatgtaatgCAACGCAAATTTTGCAGACTAAGCAGGATTCAATACTAGAGTGGTGTAAATACTGCAGTGACAGAAAGGGCTACAATAGTTAACAATGTGTTCAGCGTTTGATGTGTTTCCTATATGTTCTGTTAATTCTGAcgaaaaatgtttttatttagccttaaaaaaacccaaacataaaacacataacGATGGAGTGTCTTCATATAAGCGTACTAAGAATATCTGTAGATACCAgaagcagaaataaatacaatttatatTATATGATTATCCTAAAATAATCCATTCTAAATAAATAAGGAAACTGTTGTGCCTACTCACTGTATTggcttctctcctgtgtggatCATCCTGTGCACAGCAAGGTTATGGGAGCTCTTGAAGGCACGAGCACAGTACTCACAGATGTAGTCCCTTTGATCTGAAAGACAAATGACGAGCAGAAATGAAACTATCTGACAGGAAAGACAAAATATTcaagtttttaaattaaataaaccatCTAATTTCTTCTCTTAACTTGGCATGTTCAACTAGGGACTTGAAGCGGCTCAGAATTTTCTTAatgaaaagcaaataaacataagGTATGCTGCCAGTCTAAACACTGCGTACATAAACATCTGTGCCCTATAACATCACCTGTGTGGTGTTTTGCGTGGCGCAACAGCTGCTTCTGCAGACGAAACAAGCGCCCACATGAAGGGTGATCACACACATAGTTCTTTTTTAGCAAGTGCTGGTATTTTATATGGTGCTGGAATAAAgagatgacagagaaagagtCAGCAGGTTGAAGATACATTCACACTCAGTCCTTTAAAGATTAATCTATTTTTAATCATTCAAACATTAACATCAAGCTTTGCACCTTAAGAGAAGATCACAGATTAAAATAATATGTAAGAATATATCCGTTATATTCCGGTGGGTAAGCTAATATTCTAACTACAGTACAGTGCAAAATTCCAGACAGTGCCTTATTTTTggggttgtcatggttacagctGACAGGATGGCATACCTGTAGGTAGCGCGGGTGAGCTAAGACAGTACCACAGCCTTCCATTTCACAGCGGACATACTGCACTGGAGGCTTTTTCctgtaacaacaaaaaagacTACATTTTATAATAGTCATACTCTATCCAAATAACAAAGatatcaataataaataacataacaaaGATGTATACCTTCGTTTTGGCTGCCTAGGGGCTTTGTCATCTTTGGGCTGTCTACCTCGcctaaatgaaaacacattcagaagTTTAGTATGGATTCTGAATTGTCAAACAACACTTGTTTCTCCATACTTTGTTTCTtcatgtttgactgtgtgttatCACCCAGTCTATCATCAATGTGCACAACAATCTTGATCAAAACCtactttttaatgccatttccttcttcttcctcttctgattCCTCTTTTTTGACTTCCttttgttgtaatgttgtaCGCTGCCTTGATTTTTCCCTAGAGAGTTAAAAGATAAGTTATTACTGAAActaacattttaacattcatTAAGAAAGGGCAGTGAGCTCAACATACGTCTTTGTCTCGGGTTTATAGTTGAGGTCATCTGGGTCATCTCTGAATGGATCGTCCTCGTTGAGAGTCACATCTGGATCTGCAACGCTAATGTGGACATCAACACCATACAGGCCACAATGAAATTCACTTTGGCAAATCAATGAGAAATCTAACATTTTCTGTGCTGCTCATTTCTTATGTAGAATAACACTCACTTGTCATTGCTTCCTTTCAAAGCGCCCGTTTCCTCTCCTGAGAAACAGATATAATGAATTTCAGCTTGAGATGActgctgcatttaaaatattacagtCTTATTGTCATGACATTTGTACAATTATACAGTTAAAAGAACGCAAGTCATCTTTTTCTTACCAAATGATGAAGCCTCCGTGTCTGCTTCAGACTTGCATGCTGTTGCTGATGTGGTGTGTGAGGCTCGGGTTGAAGATCTCCCTTTGCCCTTTCTAGATTTGGACCGCTTTGGTCTGGGAATGTGTTTGGATGCTGAGGGAGTTAGTGTGCCCATGTGTTAGTGACATATCTAATCATATCTCACAAGAACAAAATTCCTGCTTATAGATGATATGCATTTAAGTATGTATACCTTTTTTGACTGTGGATTTCTTGATGGCAGTTCTGTGTAAGAGAGGGTCTATAGTAAATAATAGCCAGGTGAAAGTCAAAATAAATCTGTAGTACAAGGTAATTATACAGATAGTTTTAACTCAACTTTTCTTTGACAGTGAACAAGAACAGAATAACAAGAgcattcaacacatttgttttggtttctatATCTGGTAATTCTATAGCTTTAAGAAACCCCACTGTTAAAACACATGGCCCACAATTACAGCCACAAGCCTCCTTACACTGCAATTTCACTGGAGCTTTTAACATGCCTCCTGAAAGTAATGCAGTTATGTGGATACTATAGTCATGTACAATATAGTAGCTGGCATCTGTGCACGCACTTACTGCATGACAGGTGAGTTTTTGGAGCGTGATCCATTTCCAAGAAGCAGACTTGCAGGTTTTTTCTTTGAAGTGGCATTCTTCGACTCTAACGTTGTTCCAGCTAAAGCTCCTCTGGCTCGCAAAACACGCAAACAACCGCTGGCACTAGAACGAGAATCACAGGAGTCCGGGGAGGTCACTGCAGTTTTCCCCCGCCTTTTAcgtccttctctccctctggaCGGCTCAACCGAGTCCGTGGATGGTTTAGGGGCCTCCTTTGAGTCTCCGGTAGTCCCAAAACCAGGACGAGTACCCGAAACTTCGTCTTCCTCGGAGTCCATGCCGCGCTTATTGAACAGTTTCGACCCTTTTGTTATTACCTCGTCGTGAAAATAGATAATTTAAGATGAACGTAGAAGGCCCTAGTGGGACCAAGTTTTGTTAGCTCGGTCAAGAGTAAATTTCACGTCAGTACGCAACATTTAATTAGTTATCTGATTAATTAAAAAGTTACGTTGTACGAGGAATATAATTTTACAAACACTGAGCATTATTTACTTCTTAAAGCCATAGCAAACCTCATATTTCTTTGGCTGAGACGGGGCCTTTTTAAGATGCGTCTCCTTTAAGAACAGCAGATGGATATGCGAAAATATTACTTTTGGACCAACGGGCTTCCATACTGTTTACAAAGGACGATTATGGGGAATGTAGTTATAAGTAGACTGCTTCTATTTATGCATTGACTATTATGCAGTTTGCGCAACACCTATTAAAATTTGATCTATCTTGGTTATGTTTGTCCTATGAATAATTAAATTCTACTGTTAattgttatcattattttcatacttATAATCTCTTTCATTATATGGCACACAAAATTCATatctaaaataattaaatactgCCATTACCATTACttaagttttttcttctttcttataCCCTCTTTCATTATATTGCATACATAACCCAAAGTAATTAAACACTACTAATAATTATAACTACTACTATTctataaagtgttttattttatttttatttaattatgagCCATTCATAAATTATATCTAAAATAATATCCTTATTgaacacaaaagacaaatatcAAGTTTCCCACATTGTTCAGTGTAGCATGTGACAACTGATAAAGACCGAGGTGTGGCTGGGTCAAAGCATGGCagtaaaaatgataaaactaGAAACTGTTCTGAATGACAAAAATGTGGTAGAGTTAGGTGTGATACAGAACACGgaagcaaatgaagaaaacGTAGAAAGATCCTTGTTGGCTTTGTGCCAGTATTATGGAATTTAAATACTATAATTACCCTATTAATTAGGCAAAAATATGTGACTGCTTGTGGTTTTCAGGTTTGAACACACCTTCATATTTTGGTTTCTGATTTGGAGTGACATGAAAGTATTCATAGTTGATTTTATGGATTGAAGCGTGAAACCTATTAATATGTATGTTTTAGCCTATTTATGACAAATCACATTACTTCTAGCTTCCACTACTGTGTAAAAAACTGTTTGTAAAAACCTGAAATTTTCTGAAGTTAGTTTCATGATTCATCAAAGTGATCACAGTTTCTGCCATTTACTTTTCTCATTGTTACGTTATAACTACATTGTATTGCAGCTGTACAGGCCGACTGAATTGAAAGGCTTGCAATACAGATTATGTCTTCTTCATCTACATTTCAGAGCATCTGTGGTTGTTAAGCTGGCATCGTGTAGAGGAATAGAATCTTTCATTTAAAGGCAGTGCCAATGCTGAGGTTCATTTGAAGCAAGGTCCTTGAGTATGAACAAATCAGTTATTGGATGTCCCAATTTTTATAGTTAAAGATAGGGCAGAAATAATTTTGCTCAGTGTTAATTACCTCAAACCTGGTCAGAAATCTTAGTGTAATCATAGGCTCAGACTTACATTGTAACATccacatgaaaacaacaaaatctgcCAACTTCATCCGACAATTAGAGGAAACATGTCTCAGTGAGGTGATTAAGCTGACTGAGAAAGTGGAAAACATCACTTCAGGTCTCAGATCCTGGAACTGGCTTTCTGTGTATcaaatgattgatttttaatCTTTGATTTCATTGGAAAGTActatgtgtatttttgtattgtcttgttaattttatttcttgtcatatgtaaagcactttgaactgGCATGTTGTTGAAAGgtgctatttaaaaaaaatggctttGCCTTAACCCTAATCTGCtctggtggagctgctcagcGGCCAGTAGACCAGAATGTTGTTGCATGGTGTAACTTACAGCTATGAATGTGGTAGGATATCAGCTTGAACTTATTCATTTGGTCTCAACAAAAACTCACTGGTGTCAAGAGTGTGATGTGTCCCCCCATGAAGCTTGGATTGTTGCTGAACAGGCTGATCTCTTTTTACTCACAATTATCAACGAGGATCAGAACATATTTTCCTGTAAACTGAACTACTGTGAATAGAAAGGAGTGGTTAACGGCTCCCTCAAAACAAAACCTAActgtcattttgttatttttatcaaAGGAAAACACATAATGCTCATCCAAACAGGCTCAGATGTCAGACTAATCGGGCTTACTATGAAAAATAACCAATTTGCACACACTGAAATCTTCCATTTTACTTACCTAAGAACTTAATGAAAAATTCCCTAACTCCCACACCCAGCATTACATTACAAtgaacagattttatttcatgttgtttgtcaCTGCTATGAGGTGGGCAGACAGGTGTGATTAAGGCTGAAAGAACTGGTTACATGAGACACCTTAAGATGGCTCTTCTCTTTTAGTCATGTTTATGCTTATCAGTGTACTGAAGATTCTTGCAAGACGTCAGTTTGATGGTGTTGAAAGGTGAGTAGTAGATTTTGTGACTCGCAGTTTCTACATTCTTTGAAACAATTTGGATGGAGTCTATATGTGCAAGTGAGATGTTTATCGTTTGAACtgaaaagaaaccaaacagcaTTAATgcagacaagagagagagagagagagagagagagagagagagagagagtgagagcaagagagagacagggaggggcAGACACATTCCAGCCCACGGACATAACGTACATAAGCAAAATCCCATCTTGTCATATTTGAGGAAGAACGACAGTGACGAAGTGATTGATAGTCTGCAGCTTCGACTGTTTAAACAAAGCATGTTTTTATATGTCTCATGACTCTCATGAATGACTTCAACATTATTCAACGTCTcctgaaaagttttttttcccagcttaTTCACAGTTTTCAGGTATAGACAACTTAGCTGGTCACTTAGGGGACACCACCAGGAAAAACCCTGGTCATGCTTTACTAAGCACCTGACACTATCCCACAGTTCATTTGCTCACATAGCTGTGCGTTTAGATAATCAACTTACTTACGTTCCATTCAAACATTATAATATGATCCATTGCGGGATAAGACTCAAAAGTGCGCAGAGCAACTCCAGTCATGTAGAAGTCCATAGCAAAAGTTCTTTCTTCCTGATGTGGTTGTTGAAATCCTGTCCAGACCTTCCTGTAGTGGATCCACACCAACATTCTCTCTCTATGGATATTATAGAAAATACAACAGAATATATGCCCTTAATGCAGAGTTATTAAGCTGTAAAACATATAAAGTAAATTGTATAAAGGAGGAAATAATActcataaataaaattaaaataatattaaatcatAATCGTGGTCAGGAGATCCACAAGTGACAGTTTAATACTTATAATACCTACACCCAGTACAGAAATGACAGAGACAGTCTCAATGAATGATTACAAAAGGGGCTTTATGTTGGCACATAAATCAGAGGCCAGTTTGAATGCTGGTTGTTTACTTGGATTTATCATCAACCAAAGGAATACAATACAGTATAATCATCACGCATCATTGCAAAAAATACtggcacaaacagaaaaataaataattaaatacagtacatagtGGTGGTTGATCGAGAAGTCAtattaaaaaacagaagtgCATTTGTGCCAGTGGGGGAAAGAATGTAATCTACAACACATCGTCTCATGCTTTTTTGAAACTGCGTACACATGGATCACACAGACTACACTTACTCAGACATAAGTATGCAAGACACGTAGAATATGCTGTTGTTGGTATAAGGTGCTTGGCTTCAAACAATAGGAGGCAAATGCCTTGAATCTGTTGCTTTTTGGCTTTGTTTTGTTATCAGATATACTTGCTGCTCATGGATGCCGATCACTTGCCACCATGAAGTGTGGAAATATTCTAAGCCTATTGACAGGGGAGTCAGGTGACATGGCATGAACTGTTCCATGACATGACTAACTATATGTATATCCCACCTGATGTAAGACATACCAGACGTATACCAGTTTCTAGAAAGTACAGATAATACGATGATATATATTGTCCTTCTCTATCTTCAAAAATCTCCTGAAGGCTCATCTCTTCCAACGGCACCTCCTTTCCTAACACCTTTAACACTTTTTAACACCTTtagcacttctttacctgatctcgTAGCACTTGAATTAGATTGAATAGATGTAGAACTAGGTAATTACACCGAagtctcctactgcactgacGCTTTAGttttgtccctcacttgtaagtcgaTTGGAATAAAAGTGTCTGCTAAATGAGAATATTCGAAGCATCCCAAAAAGGAAATCACTTGGAATCAAAAGATTAAACTGGATTAAATTGATGGATTAAATGGGTTACTAAATTACAGATGTCATTTATCACTAAATAGATGTAATTTATCACTAATGTTATTTAACTTAAGTATTTGAATtattgtgtaaataaatatatgatgaTAGTGCAGCTATAGTgcatattgtttcatttttcaaacacaagAACACTAATGTGGgggcagaaaaaacaacattaaatacTTACAAATTTGATCACATAAGTACATATATCAAAATGAACTTAATAGAAATTaactttaatttcagtttgactttaatgTAAATTTCTGCTATTGCTTATGAGTAAAGGAATGTTGCGTCAACAAATGTTTTGAGTACTGCAGTGCCCACGgagacaaacacatttactcCACATGGGAATACAACATCTAGCTCCAACAGGGAAGATGAAATGGTAGGAGCTTGAATAATGCCAAATGTAACTTGAGTCAAAGGAGAAACATCAGAAAGAGTGGAGGAAATAAATGCAACTTCAACAGAGGGAAGTGTCAGTAAAAATACTGCTACTGCCAGTAAAAGAAATCCTACTTCTCATGATCTCCCTGTGACTGCTCCCCATGAATCTGTCCCAACAGGTCTGTCACCTAATATTACTACAAACCAACAGGCTTCCAAATCATCAGAGGCAAACCTTAGCACCTTATCTTTTGTTGTATCTAGCACATCCATAGTGGTACATAATGTGTCAGGACTGTTAGACTCCTCAGCTACACTAATGACTCAAACTCATACTCATCCTGACTCTACACAAATTCTTTCAGCCTTGACTACAGCTCAGTCCAGCCGAACTCTGACAATGCAAGAGTTGACCTCCCCTTTACTAAATTCAACTGTGGTGGATACACCAGTACCCAGTGACACCTCTTCAGCACCATTACATGACAcccacacatttacacacatttttgacTCATCCACCTACATATTTGTGACTGCCATTCCAGCCACACCTAAGGCCTCAGACGTCACAGATCATAGTACAGAAAGGAGCATTCCACATTTATCAGAAACAGATGTGCTTTATGCACCTACACAGAaattcaaagacaaaacacagagagaggagccaAATTTAACCTCCAACAAATCTGATGACGTGTCTGAGACAGTCATGTGACCCTAACCCATGAGACACAAACCACAGAATACATTGCAGTGCACAGTACATCATTTGCAGTTTCAGGGTCAACTGCAACACCAAATCAAAAGAATTCATCAGTGATAAATGTAATCTCAGCCTCAAATGTAGGTGCTCTCTTTCTAACAACAATATCTACAGCCGCAACAGCAACACCAACCAAAACATCTGTAAAGACAGAATTAACCAAAACGTTGACACAACCTACAAACTCTGAAGCAGCACAAAACTCAACCCATTGGCAATACAAAATACTGTATCGGTGACAACAGTATCTGTTCTAACACAAGAGACAACTTCAACTCTGGAAAAATCATTACAAGCAATCACTTTGTCATCAAAACAAATTTCTGAATCTGCACTTTCAGTATCCACCGCATCACCACAACCACAGACAGCTGCATCAACCACAATAAACTCAACAACAATAACTTACAGCGCAAAAGAGGAGAAATACAAACAACTTGTACACTACAACTAACAGAAATAAACCAAACCGATGTTGCAACAATTCACAGTACAACACCAATGCACGGCATGTCATTTACAACTGAGTCAACAACTCTTCAAACACAAGCCACAGCAGCCATAAAATCAAACCAGCTCACCACAATCAACAACTCCTATACATACTACATCTTCTGAGAAATCGCCAAAACCTGCAGTATCGACAATGATTCCACAGGACAACATAAAATCTGTCAAAACACCATCATCTGTGGATCTGTGGAAACAGCATCAGACACAACCTCCCTATCAATGTATTTGGCAACAGTAACAGAGACACGACCAAGCCGCCAAGGACAACATTCCCAAACTCAAAGTGCCTGTACCAACAGATGGGACTCCTTGCCACAGTATAGGTATTCCTGTTCAAAGAACAGTTAACAGCTATTTAACAGTTACACCAACAAACCTAACTGTGACTCCAGTACTGTCAGCAGTGCCATCCAGCTCTTTGCCATCACCTGGACTTGTGTCTCAAACCACAGCGATCACAGATGTTACCACAAGCTCAACTTCTATCGAGCCTTTATCATTTACCCCAGATGCCTCCCACCTGAATCCTGCCCAAGCCAACACAACCCAGCTACAAGTTAATCCTACTTATTTCCCCTTATTGGGgagaaatattgtgttttttaaaatacattttcaaaatttgtTGCTGTGAAGCCCCTTGTCCTGGACCACATTTGCTAAATATGGGGACTTGAAGGTAAGTGTTAcctgctaagctaaactaaccgactgctggcagtagcttcatattcaccATACAGGTATGAGAttggcatcaatcttctcaacGAACTCTGAAAGTGGATACGTGTATGTCCCAAAATGGCAAACtatacatttaaagtcagtgatgGTATGATATTTAGTCTGTATGATGGAATACATGTGTTCTAGCTGTGTGCTTAGTCTTTATGCCTCATACGTTCAAGCCAGGTTGATATTTTAATTGTGTCAAGAAATTTCCTGTACTAAATTATATTTCTCATTTGATTTCACAGATACCAACATTGCCACCAGAAGTATACATTATACACCAAAGGCTTGAAATCCTTATTATTTGTAGATCACTGTTATGACCAGTGATCAATATTAATTGAGCCAATCCACACTCTTAATTCATTGTATAAGAGGAATGTGTGTAAAACTGATGGGCCGCTCACTCTCAGCTACTCTCAATCACAAACTAAGCAGATTTCCTGTAATGTGCTGTCACTGATGCAGCTGTTGTTTCTCACACTGAATGTTAGTTTTCTGAGCTCAGCTGTCCATTGATTATGTGCAATAGACTGTTAAGTAGCCTAAATGGTAACTGTCAAGGACAGAGTGTACAACCACAAATAGATATATCACTCAGCTACCAATGCCGTGAACAGTTAAAAAAAGGATTGTGAAAGTAAGTCGGGCACTGAATGATGTCTATAGTGTTTCCTCCAACATGTTTTTGGTGGTTATGCCAGTCATACTGCATTCTCTCTGTGGTATACATGTCTTCATCCACCTTGTCCTTTTTAATGATAAGACTCAGGTCctatttttaaacataatgaaaatacaaaaaaaagcaaaacctgCTGCTAACAAATCTACTGTGTGGTTGAAATTGCAATAAAAgagatttattgtttaaaatttatttcttttatttctctggctctgtttttttccaggttCTATTGCCATCTAATCCCCAGTTCAGTTATggatttcattatttcttttatttactgaattatcacatttttaaggcTCACTGGGATATTTTGTCTGACATGTAAAATTTAACAAATACTCCATCGTTCATAATTTTTACCTAATAATAATGGAGATATGCCTTTAACAAATCTTGTGTATAATTTGATGTGCCTTGACTTTTCTTCCATGTTGAAATTTGTTTATTGACTTTATCATtctgatgttttgtgatgttttgttaCCTTATCTACCTGCACATTGTgtgcttatttttcttttctacttaatgctgttgtttattttctttttaaatattctggCACCAATACATCTGCTGTTTGGAGCACTGTATTTACACCCTGAATAAACTTGATTATTTATGCTTATATATACTGTGTCATACTTTGTCactatttattctttttcattttcttactttctttctgtGGAGTTTGTATTCAGGTCATGTTGAAACATTATTGTATGACAGTATTATGTATATGATTATGTATATCCTATAATTCCATGAGACACTGTTAAATATCACAGTATGGTCTTATTGTCCTGCAGATGTTGACTTTGAGGGATCTTTTACTTAAAGTTTTGTTGAAGCCATAAAAAGTGTTTGAATCTTGCAGTGATTCCTACTCACTAAAAAAGAATTtcacaaactgtaaatgtcaaCCTGAACACAGGGTGGGTCAATGATAAATTTTTACTGCTTATTAAAAGCATGATGTTGTTACTTTGCATTTGTATTCTTTCACTGTCATGTTTTCAACATAGAAGAGTGTGTTTAGTTGTCATAGCCGCTGTGTGCAAACCAAAGAAACTAAAAATGTGTGGAAATCCACAGAATTCATGCTAAGTAGCAATCTCCAAAATTTGTTCATGTTACATCAATATGCAGgtaataaaatgaaagtatttGATTTGATGAGTATAATGCAGCTCTACTAAGAGATAAGTTAGTTCACTTGACTGGAATGCATTGTGCTTTAGATTTTCAAAAAGGCTGAACCATGAAATAGACAAAGACCCAGGAGCCGTTtgggcagttttttttcctgctgtcatCCTTCAGTGATGTGTTGAAACATTTCCAGAAAATGTATGACCGCCTATTATGACACTTCCTTTTACTTTTCAGCAATATAAATAAGACCTCAGCAAACAGGTGGCATCACACAAGATGTGCATTGGGGCAGCATTCATAAGGagcctttaaaataaatttaaagaaCATTATTAATAAAGTTAGAATATTGCTTGGGG
It encodes:
- the LOC130164835 gene encoding E3 ubiquitin-protein ligase ZFP91-like isoform X1, whose protein sequence is MDSEEDEVSGTRPGFGTTGDSKEAPKPSTDSVEPSRGREGRKRRGKTAVTSPDSCDSRSSASGCLRVLRARGALAGTTLESKNATSKKKPASLLLGNGSRSKNSPVMQTAIKKSTVKKASKHIPRPKRSKSRKGKGRSSTRASHTTSATACKSEADTEASSFGEETGALKGSNDNVADPDVTLNEDDPFRDDPDDLNYKPETKTEKSRQRTTLQQKEVKKEESEEEEEGNGIKKRGRQPKDDKAPRQPKRRKKPPVQYVRCEMEGCGTVLAHPRYLQHHIKYQHLLKKNYVCDHPSCGRLFRLQKQLLRHAKHHTDQRDYICEYCARAFKSSHNLAVHRMIHTGEKPIQCEICGFTCRQKASLNWHMKKHDAEASYQFSCSICGKKFEKKDSVVAHKAKSHPEVLIAEALAANGGSVRSSPTPLTETVPVLTQPDRPSVSPESQEVVGGTLTPLQQVVLPLAQQAQLDVSQGQFLQLPTHHMLQVAHQQQAPTLLHLTTASSTHLPSTSHPQLIQLPTLPASTVTSMITADSQSTLLTLSSVATLAPQQDTQWGREADEGAQIPGEGELWERVIVDSSHEDVGEIMWESNRERRKEDEGIVWEREGERQILLQCAEIHGDNLI